The Saprospiraceae bacterium genome contains the following window.
TCGGCTTGCAATTTCTTGAATAATCTCCAGCGATTTATGATTTGAAATTTCATAATTCAAACTAGGCTTTGGATCAACATAATAGATTTTCGTTAAGGACTTTACATAAGCTACTAATCCGGCAGCAGGATAAACTTGTAAAGATGTCCCAACGATGATTACAAGATCTGCATTTGATACTTTGTTTGCAGCCAATGGGATCAGTGGAACCTCCTCTCCAAACCAAACGATGTGTGGTCGTAATTGGGAGCCTTTTTCGCATACGTCTCCAGGTAAAATATCTTGAGTGCATGTATAAATTAAAGAAGAATCAATTGAACTTCTCGATTTTAAAAGTTCTCCATGAAGATGTAAAACATGGTTACTTCCTGCTCTTTCATGTAAATCATCTACATTTTGAGTAATAATGCTTACATCAAAATAACGTTCCAATTCTTTTAAAATGAAATGACCCATATTGGGTTCTGAATTCAACAATTGCTTCCTGCGTTGATTATAAAAATCGAGTACCAATGGATAATTTTTGTACCATCCTTCAAGACTAGCAACTTCCATTACATCATGTCCCTCCCATAGTCCGCCAGCATCACGAAATGTTTTAATCCCACTTTCCGCACTGATGCCTGCTCCAGTTAAAACAACTAAATTGGATTTCAAGACGTGAGCGTTTTAAATGCCTGAGATAAATGTAAAATGACATCTGAAGGAGTCATCGACTCTTCGGCCAAGGTTTTTGCACAAATATCTGCACTCAATCCATGTAAATAAACGCCTAATATACAGGCCTCTTCA
Protein-coding sequences here:
- a CDS encoding NAD-dependent deacylase, which translates into the protein MKSNLVVLTGAGISAESGIKTFRDAGGLWEGHDVMEVASLEGWYKNYPLVLDFYNQRRKQLLNSEPNMGHFILKELERYFDVSIITQNVDDLHERAGSNHVLHLHGELLKSRSSIDSSLIYTCTQDILPGDVCEKGSQLRPHIVWFGEEVPLIPLAANKVSNADLVIIVGTSLQVYPAAGLVAYVKSLTKIYYVDPKPSLNYEISNHKSLEIIQEIASRGLEIILQRIT